AGCAGTTAATAAACTGTGGAATGTTTATGTAAGAGTGGATTGGGTATCGAATATTAAAAGATTTAGGAAACCTTTTTGATAGATCCTAACTATTGAGAAAAATACGAGGCTTTGTGCTTATAAAGGGGACGTATGGGTAGACAAAGAGGACAGGGGATAGAGGTAAATGGAGAATGTGGGTTTCATTCTCAATTGTGATTTCACCATCACTTGAGTACATATCTATTTGTAGGATTCCATGGAGACTTCTAGCACTTTCCATCTACCACATTCAGTACAACTCGTAATATCCAGCTGCTTCATTTATTACAAATTATAAGTACTAACGCTGACAGTGGCATTTCTAGATTAGAGATCTTGTTGGCTATTTTTCTTCATGACAAGAAACACAAGCTTACACTGAGGACCAACCTAGAAGGCTTTCCAAGAATCACACTAGATTATGACTCAAATCATGTTTACCTTCTAATTTTCCCCATTGATCTTGACTTTGTGACTCCAGAAAAGTTCTAAGTTTGGAAAACACTTCCTGCTCAAGAGGGCTTTTTGAAGATGTCATTAGCTTGGTTATTAAATTTTGTGAAGCTAAATTCAACTCCTTTACATGCTCCCTTGAATTAAACCTTTTGTTGTTGTGTTTGCTTGAATCATGAAATATCTAATGCTAATACAAGTGCCATTTTATTTTCCAGATGCATTTTCATTGGTTTTTATCGTGGCAAATTCATCATCTTCAATCAATACATTTCTTAACAAAATTGCATGGCATACACATGAAGTGAAAGCAACACATGTTTGGTGGTTGTTTTTACATTGACATGAACATCTTCCAATGTAGTGCAAAAAATTGTTTATTACTATTTTTATCATCTAGGTTTCCAAACCAATCATCAAATCCAGCAATTATTAGAGTTAATAACTAGGCTACTTCGTGTATCATATTGTTGGGTAAAAAAGGAAAACTTAGTGTGCTAGAGTGAACTTGGCAATAGATCGGTGTTCACACACCTCTTTTAAATGGAGGAGGTTTCATATTCAAAACTTGGGAGCTGTTTCTGCAAGTATCTAGACCTTGGGTAATTCCACCTTGTGGGTCTTCCCTCCCTTTCCCTACAAAAGTTTGGTCTAGCTTTTATGCTGTGAAAGTTTTTTGGGCCTTCTTTAAGTGTTCCATACTTCCATTGTTACTATCTCCATGTAGGAGCCCATTAGGCTTACTCTAAAAGAATATCTGTTCTTGTGCATGTCAAATAACATTGTCTTCCTATTAAACTATTAAAAAAACATGGAGTTACCATTTGACATTCTGTATGCTTTAATGACTTGGTACCACAGTCCACGTGTTATCTGCCTTTTCTTCCAATGGAACATGTGTTTACATGCTTGAAATCATCTCATTTTAAATTTCCTGAGAACTTTTTCTGTGACCTTTCAGTGATGAAAAACTCCTTCATTTGTTTGCTTTTCACTTCTATGTCAAGAAATATATAACATAGATGCCATTTCAAGTTCTTATGCCATTGCTTTCTTGAACTCGTTgtgtataatttaattttttttcctatgctaatcaataaatccaaatACAAATATACAAGCAATATATCTCCATCTTCAATAAACTTAGAATATGGAATATGCTTTTTAAGGCACTTAGTGAAATTGGTTTCTTGGGAATATATGTCAATTCAACTATTTCATGTGCTTTGTTCTTGTCTCGAGCCATACAAATAAGTGTTTCTCAAGTTGAGAGTTTTTTAATCCTAAAAAACAAGTTTAGGTGTGAAGTCAAATGATAAACTTGATTTTGGGCCATAATAGATGAGCCTATTCTTGTAACATCTTCTAAATTGGAccttaatctaaatttatggttaTATTATGAAGAAAAATCTATAGAAATATCTGTGTAGAAATATTATAATTAACTAGTTATCATGCACGTGCAAATTGATCTACCATTTCTTAAAATCTCTCTTTTGATTCAGAATCATGGTGTAACGTGTATCCCCCTTTATTCCGGTCATGGAATAgatgaaataaatcaaaaaattgattttttttttctagaatgaAATCTTATTGGAACAATCTATTTCCAATTCATCCTTCAGAACCATATCATATCCTGGATTTGATGAAATAGGATGCATTGAGATGGTATTTTGTAAATACGTAATTATCATTATGCAAATTTTTGACTGCTACTTAGTATCCGCAATGGGTCTGAAAAAGTATTTAAAAGAGTAAAATTTAGATATTTGCACCCTATCAAAGTAAGGAACAACGGCATATATGTTTGGAATATATTCCATTTTGAGATTTAAAAAAGCACGATCTCATTGATAGTGCTAATGTGCTGTCTTCATGAGATATGCTTAAGCTTTATTTGTGAAAGTAAATGAGATGGTGCAATTAAATGAGTTTGACTGAACCCAAAACATGTGTGAAATTATCGTGAGAATGGATTTAGATATATATGTCTTGAAGCACAAAACCTCGGTGACAAGACAAAATTGTTGGAATCAAGTATGTTTGGATCAAATTTCAGACTCTAACAAAAGCAGGGGATGTGATGGAATCACAAATCAATTATTAGTCATGATCAAGAAGATGACCCACAACCAAAGCTAGGTGAGTGAAAATACTATGTTAACAAACTCAACTAACAATATGATGTGAAAGACACCAACTAAGTGATGTTTGGTGATCATAACATAAAGATGTGTGAAGCACATCAAAGAATAGAGAAAATGAGTATCATAACATGAAGAGATATGAAGCACATCAAAGAATAGAGAAAATGAATTTGACTATGTCAAAAGGATCCCAAGAAATGAATCCAAGGCAAAATTGACAGTGAAAGCAAAGTTAAACTACCATGAAAAGTTCCATAAGACAAAAAGATTTTGACATAAAAAGTAGCTTCATGAGTTAATTTATGGCTGTTTTGTCTGAGCCATCACCTTGCTTCAGTGCATTGGTTGCAAGAAGAATCTTCACCATGATTTATTGGGCTAGATGTGCACATTTGTGCATGCTATGAGTCAGTCAGAATATCCGCATCAAATCAAATTCTAAGGGCTTATTTATGCTTTGATCCAAGTGGAAATTTGCGAAGTCAAAGTATTGGTAAGGCAAACTACATATGCACCCCTTGGTCTAAACATTTGTGATGCTACCGGATAGACCCATCATTTTATCTGTTGTATTGGTAAGGCATATTACATATTCTCTGGAGTTCCCTGAGGTGAAACTTAGCTTGGCTTGATTCTTAAGTGGTCCAGAGTCATGAGATCATGCATGGCTGTTGCTTTTTAGGCATCACCACACAGGactaaataatatgataatattgATGAATAAGAAATGAATCTGAGGAGGTGAAAATATATAGAGGCAGAAATTTAGAGTAAAAGTGAAGGGGGAAACGGGAATCAGAAAATTCTGCCAAGATCCTTTGGTAGCTTATAAAGTACTCCAATTGACGGAACTTATATGTGTGTCCTAAGCTGGACCTGCAATTTATTCAAATAACTCATGTACTGAATTTTCAAAAGTAtaccttgaattgattttgactcTTAAATCATCACCTACAGTCGAATGCTTTAAAAGTAACACAAATAAATCTCAGAGAGGACCTTCTGCCTACTAAAATATAATCAGAACTTTTAGTTTTGAACTAGATTGCAGTACGTGCCCTTTGAAAGCTGCTTGTTACAATCTGGAGAATGGTTGATTCTGGTTGTTGATATCATCGACTCATTGACAGATTGAATGTGAAATAAACAGGATGTACACCAATAAATTCTATATAATTCAATTGTCATACCAAAGGAAAATTGTGTTTCAAGTCCTCCCACTGGTCAACCCTATGGTGTGTATGAATGTTTCTTGAGTTCATTTCCCTATCATAATTTACTAGAATCATGACATGATTGTAGATTTttcttttactcaatttttttaaaatttttcatttggTGTCATACACGCACGTATATTGCCATCTCAACATTTTATTCATCGTAGTAATACCTCTTTCTGCTAACACTTTTTTGGCATTCTAAGTGGCAAGATTAATACAATTCTCTTCTGGAATATAATTTATCATGATACCATATTCAGTATTGTAAGGTACTCTTCTTGCTTGTCATCACTCAGAGACACCATTCCAGATGTTGCTTCTAAGGACCTCCCTAGTCAACCATTCCTCTTTGATCAAGATCTGTAGCATACTACTCCCAAGGCGCATCCCATGCATTTAGTTTTAGGATCCAATTTCATGAATTATTATCATTTTTATAACAAGCTTATGGAAATCCAGAAGTCTGTCTGTACTCAAAAATATGTCTTGGCAGTCTTGATTAAGATTGGCACTTGGATAGGGAGACCTGAAACAATCTGGTAGTTTTGGTCTAACTtgttatggagaactcgtcaaattttATTTGTTGCCCTTCTTGCATCTGAATAGCATTTCTTGAAATTGTGATAATTTGTTGCATAGCTGCGTGGCTTTTCTATTATTGCTCTTGTGGATcatatttgacttaatttgatttttttctttttcctccagGTATGTTCCACCATCATGTTTGACAGAGGTATCGCATCATGTTTGAAGTATATCGAGGCTGTTCCATGGAGTGAGAGTGATGAGGAGAAGCTGAAGAGCTGGTTTGCAAGATACAAATTTGATGAAGCAATTTCTCAAGATGTACAAGCCAGGTTATTCTCACAAGGTCCAAACCACTCTGAAGTTCTAGCTCTGCAGCTCATACGGTCTGTTGCAAATGGAGTTAATAGTGATGCAAGGAAGGAGATGCAGTTCTTTGTTAGTGGCCTCTTATCCAAAAGCTCGGTCTATCAAAAGGATCCTGCTGGTCTCAATAAGGAGAGCCTGTACAACATCTGTCAATCTTGTTTGAACTCACTGGTGGAGCTCTTTGAAGAAGCCTCCAACTCTGGTCGAGCAAATCAGACGGCAATAACAAAACAAACAACAAAGCCATTGATCGAGCGAGTCTCTAAGCAAGTGGGGAACATTAACTGGCTTCTAGAGATTCTTGTAGACAAGCAGATGGCAGAAGATTTTGTGCGCTTGTGGGCAAGCCAAGATGGATTGATCAGGATGCATGACATGGCATCACCAATGGTGAGATATGAGCTCAGTCGCATCTCAGCGAGCGTATTTATTGCATTAGGAAGGGGGAGGTTGCAGTGTAGGGGCAACATGAGATCCAGTGTCCTCGGGGCATGGTTTGGACCTCTGTTAGTGGACTACGGTTGGTTGCGGAGATGCCCCAAAGGGCTGGACATGAGGATGTTGGAGGAGAGCCTGGGCCAGGCTCTCCTTACCCTTCCATTGAAGCAGCAGCAAAGCTTTTTCGAGGAATGGTTTCAATATTTTGTTTGCCATGGCAGTGGATGTCCAAACCTGGGCAAGGCTTTTCAGGTGTGGTGGCGAAGGTCATTTGTAAGGTCCTCGGAAGCGCACAGCTAAGCTTCTTTGATCCTTTTAATATTTGGTTTGTTGTGTGGATGTAACACTAGTGTCGTTTTAAGATCATTAGAGGTGAATAATgtaatatattttcttagagctCCTgtttttactatatatatatatattgtaagaTGGTTGCTTCATACAACCCTAATGTAAATATAACCaaaagatcaaataaaaaagatatcccAAAAGGACAAAGATAAAGAGGAGATATCAGTCCAAACTCTACAAAAGTAATGAGCAACAAACGAGGCCACCCTGCCTCTTCCTTCTCAAAAGGGAGAAGTGGCAATGCCGCGCCCCAAACTAAAAGCACGTGCCAAGTGATGTGGCAACCTGCTGCATACATGTGGGTATGGGCCCCACGAGTATGCAAGgtaataagaaaaataaatacaaCTGATCTAACAATAATCCAATATTTGAGGGAGAGAAACAATTTTCAGAACTAGCTAAATTTTCAAAACTTCAATTAGAGGTCAATTCCAAAACAACTATGTTTAATCAATATAACCaccattcaaaattttttaagagacCCACCTGACTTCCAGAGTGGGATGGGCATGAAATTTGGTAGTTGACTCATCCTACATTCTATTTGAAGACTTCCACAATTTATGGATGGCTCCATCTGCCTCATCTGGTTGAAGAAGTCTTCCTAAGCCTGGCAGCTAATCATTCCAAACACTGAAAGGATCAGAAAGATTCATATTTCATGCATCCTTGTTTGGAAAAATAGTAGGAAGTGCAACTGATCAAAGAAGGGGATCAAATGTAATGCGAGTAGAATCAACTATAGCACAATAGCTATGGGTTAGGAATCAATGGATTCAGAAGCAGTGTCTCAGCCTGATTGGAAGATAAATCAATCGGTTCAAGAAGTAGTAGAATACCTATTGTCGATCAACCAGCTATCTTATCTCTGGAGTCGAGTTGGAAGGAGATTTTTTTACCCACCATGGAAAGGAGTTCTATAAAACTACGATATCGAAGACAGTTTCAAATAAAATCATGAACATAGAGTCAGGCCAACTAAATCTAGGAGTTCTTTGCAATCTGTACTCATCACCTCCCATAGCTTGTGTtctaagaaagagagaaagaagagccgAGAGCCCATTAGGCAACCGACGACTGTAACCAAAGACATCAAGTATAGCCAAATAAACTTTGAATAATTTATGTTTAACAAAGATAGGATTTTCATCATCAAATTTGTAAATAAATCCAAAGAATTGTATATAAAtcatttttcaatcaaattcCATAAATGATTCCAGAGTATTTGATAAGCCATTATTAAAACCAAAGTTTCCAATGCAAATAATTCTAATAAGTAGTTTATGATCATTTTCCAAAAACAATTTCTCAACTTATCAGTCTATAGGACTACGATGGCATCACCCCTATAACAGTGCTAAGTATCACAATTAACCTTATAGAATAGGTCCAAAGCATTGCATGTAATCCCTGTATGGTAAGTTGAGTCACGGTTACTATATTTAACCTCTGTGAAGTATGTCCAAAGTGATCAAAATGTCAGTGTATAATCACTGTTAATGGGATCCAAAATGTAGTCAAACAGTGAGTCCAAAGCAAATAAACAAATTCAATGATCTTActaatatcttttttttattttttaatttatatagatgGCTTGGACAGTTTATGAAATCCTCAATTATACATCAGCATCCAAAGAGTTTCAAATACTCAACATATACATATAGTTTTCAAAGAAATATTTCAAGCACTTCCAAACATTTAAGATTCAAAGTTTCATGCAAAAGTTTCTAATAATTTCAGTATTTTTTCAAAACATCCAAATAATCCATAATTATAAATGCACATGAATTTCAAAGATATGTGATAGTTTTGATAATTCCTTGTTTGATTCAATTTACATGTACACAAAGATTATTTGGTAAGAACAAAGATTGAGGTTTTGGTTTTGTTGTCATGTCGACGGCTAATTTATTATAAGTTTGATATCGAGCATGACACATGCTGATAAAGTGCTTGTACGAATATGTGCTGGTGGTAGCACATATCTTGTACCAACTAATGCTGCCTATTGATATCATATTGGCTCAGCACAGTATAGATTAGTGTAGTCCGAAACTCGAAGCATTTAATAGAAAAACATATGATTTGCTTCGAAGAAGTTGCTTACAaattagattgtataatttttaaagtatttaataattattataaatattttttagagattTATAGTTAAAAACACTCTAATTAGGTTAAGAATACTTACAAAACATACAAATCTAACAAGAGAGTCCTTTTACTCTCATGCAATCTTCTCCAAATCTTAGCAAATACAAACAACCCATACATCAGATATAGGCCCTAGAGCTTTTAATAGATTGAAGTATCATATCAAAACTATATTATTATCTTAATCCAATGAACCTCCAAAACTCCTTGTAAgacaaatatttataattaaccaAATAAAGCTCAAAAATTATGAAGCTtggcaaaaaatattttaaataataagagAGCCAATTTCATAATTACTTTTTTTGACCAAATCGAGAATTTTCAAATGTGGTGTCACCTTATACATAAAACTCTATATTAGGATTAATGTTAGAGAGGGCAAAAccacaatagagagagagagagagttgggaGAGGGATTTAGCATATCAAATAGGTCAAAGATAGAAGGAATGAAATAAGAGATGAGAGAAAATTAAAGAGAGTGATCTGGCAAATGTAGATAGAGTAAAGGAGTTATAGGTGGTAAGTAAGAGAGAAAAGATGAGAggcaaagagagagaggagaaggaagGTTGACAAAGTGATCCCTAGGCAATGATGGGATGGGAGGCATCAATGAGGTTGCTATATGGTGGTAGTGGCGCTCCAtgagaagggaagaagaagaaaaaaaagggggtgtGAGGGGCTAGGTCACTTGGGTCCTAGGCCCAAGTTGGTTTGGGCCTAGTTGTGGGCTTAAGATAGCTTGAGACATTACTGACAATATAATCAAAGATTTAGTACTACCATTTTTTGATATATCATTATTAATCACCATACTTATTGATTCGTGatgatttgaaaaaaatctatACTTAACAAATTCTTTTGTTCTACATGACATTCTTAGCTCCTATTTTAGCTagctttaataattttattttgacattttttcttttgtctctaAGTTGTGGTTGGGACTAAATATCCTAACAATAAAAGTCCAGCAATTCAAAAGAAGACCCACCTTGATAATATTTAGACAATGAAAGTCCCACAATCAAGGAAGCCCTTACTTGATAATAAGAGAGTCAATTTCATAATTACTTTTTTGGCCAAGTCGAGAATTTTCAAATGTGGTGTGACCTTATACATAAAACTCTATACTAGGATTAATATTAGAGAGGGCAAAACCACAatacagagagagagagttggGAGAGGAATTTAGCATACCAAATAGGTCAAGAATAGAAGGAATAAAATAATGGATGAGAGAAAATTAAAGAGGGTGATCTGGCAGATATAGATAGAGTAAAGGAGTCGTAGATCGTAAATAAGAGAGAAAAGATGAGAGGCAAGGAGAAGGAAAGGTCGGCAAGGTGATCCCTAACAATGATGGGATGGGAGGTATCAATGAGGTGGCTATGTGGTGGTAGTGGCGCTCGATgagaagggaagaaaaagaagaagaaagggggTGTGGGGGACCTAGGTCATTTGGGTCCTAGGCCCAAGTTGATTGGGCCTAGTCGTGGGCCTAACATAACTTAGGACATTATAGATAATGTAATCAAAATTTTAGCACTAGCATTTTTTGACATCTCATTATTAATCACCATAGTTATTGATTCATGatgatttgaaaaaaatctatacttaacaatttttttttgttctaccTGACATTCTCAGCTCCTATTTTAGCTAACTCTAGTGATTTTGTTTTGACTTTTTTCTTTTACCTCTAAGTTGTGGTTGCGACTAAGTATCCCA
The DNA window shown above is from Elaeis guineensis isolate ETL-2024a chromosome 8, EG11, whole genome shotgun sequence and carries:
- the LOC105045218 gene encoding BTB/POZ domain-containing protein At2g13690-like, translated to MKNPSGWRSAHRQKNSGVRRAWCCAFGAADRSPDRRSSIHSHHRQIPSKPPQKPPPFAAGSFHSSPSPSSKLGLGIIDPRRILSPGRVSPIDSDAPLGHLPEIADAASIATAAVESEPESSDPLPKERALVPERPVVENGAGLKERSLDLRLSLKGKDGRCMVWELDSEVLCESSAFFASMVLNSGENASDALDDCRKIEVTDVEDLGVFGEAIELMYEKDATRWLMKVAVSRAIDILEVCSTIMFDRGIASCLKYIEAVPWSESDEEKLKSWFARYKFDEAISQDVQARLFSQGPNHSEVLALQLIRSVANGVNSDARKEMQFFVSGLLSKSSVYQKDPAGLNKESLYNICQSCLNSLVELFEEASNSGRANQTAITKQTTKPLIERVSKQVGNINWLLEILVDKQMAEDFVRLWASQDGLIRMHDMASPMVRYELSRISASVFIALGRGRLQCRGNMRSSVLGAWFGPLLVDYGWLRRCPKGLDMRMLEESLGQALLTLPLKQQQSFFEEWFQYFVCHGSGCPNLGKAFQVWWRRSFVRSSEAHS